One stretch of Gemmatimonadaceae bacterium DNA includes these proteins:
- a CDS encoding 2-phosphosulfolactate phosphatase: MRVDVFFTAREVGPGDVAGRVVAVIDVLRASSCIAAALDHGARAVVPSDNADTVITLAKAFDRQEVRLAGERRMRKIEGFDLGNSPLEFTTEAVEGRTVLMTTTNGTAAFAASPGAKAVYVGAYVNFTPVLAVLRKALRRGADLAIICAGHEGRFSLEDAACAGRFVHHVTRRLTGVAHNDAALAAVQVHRKFGADVWPLFETSSHAQALAEAGFAADLVACATIDGHPVVPVYQDRQITRLAPPGR, encoded by the coding sequence ATGCGCGTCGACGTCTTCTTCACGGCGCGCGAGGTCGGGCCGGGAGACGTCGCCGGGCGAGTGGTCGCCGTGATCGACGTGCTCCGGGCGTCGTCCTGCATCGCGGCCGCCCTCGACCACGGCGCCCGCGCCGTGGTCCCCAGCGACAACGCCGACACGGTCATCACCCTCGCCAAGGCGTTCGACCGGCAGGAGGTGCGGCTCGCCGGCGAGCGGCGCATGCGCAAGATCGAGGGCTTCGACCTCGGCAACTCGCCCCTCGAATTCACCACCGAGGCCGTCGAGGGACGCACGGTCCTGATGACCACGACCAACGGAACGGCGGCGTTCGCAGCGTCGCCGGGCGCGAAGGCCGTGTACGTCGGCGCATACGTCAACTTCACGCCGGTGCTCGCCGTGCTGCGCAAGGCGCTCCGGCGGGGGGCCGACCTGGCGATCATCTGTGCCGGCCACGAAGGCCGGTTCTCGCTCGAGGATGCGGCGTGCGCCGGCCGGTTCGTGCATCATGTGACGCGCCGGCTTACCGGCGTCGCGCACAACGACGCCGCGCTCGCTGCGGTGCAGGTGCACCGCAAGTTCGGCGCCGACGTGTGGCCGCTGTTCGAGACGTCCAGCCACGCCCAGGCCCTCGCCGAGGCCGGGTTCGCTGCCGATCTCGTGGCCTGCGCCACGATCGACGGGCATCCCGTGGTGCCGGTGTACCAGGACCGTCAGATCACGCGGCTGGCGCCGCCGGGGCGCTGA
- a CDS encoding type IV pilus twitching motility protein PilT, protein MDNRPVPTGAAPDAPPFNFKAVLEQLVRRGASDLHLKVGRPPTLRVNGDLEPLQQAPLRSDDLMALAEQLMTARQVKQFAEEKECDFAVGVPGVGRFRVNAYQQRGSLCFAMRAIPYQARTIDELNLPAVFKEIALKPRGLVLVTGITGSGKSTALAAMIQYINEHRKANIITIEDPVEFLHRDINCHISQREVGTDTANFSQALRRVLRQDPDVILLGEIRDLETLDTALKAADTGHLVFSTLHTTDATQTINRVLSFYPPHQQAEVRFSLASALQAVVSLRLVPRADKPGRIPAAEILINTAAVREQIRDMTKALNIPELIKDGTVQYGMQSFDQSLMQLYTRGLISYESALFYATSPSEFALRVQGVSGSSDTSWSSFEGEASS, encoded by the coding sequence ATGGATAACCGCCCCGTTCCGACCGGCGCGGCCCCGGATGCGCCGCCGTTCAACTTCAAGGCGGTGCTGGAGCAACTGGTCCGCCGCGGCGCCTCGGACCTCCATCTCAAGGTCGGCCGGCCGCCCACGCTGCGCGTGAACGGCGATCTGGAACCGCTCCAGCAGGCGCCGCTGCGCTCGGACGATCTCATGGCACTTGCCGAGCAGCTGATGACGGCGCGGCAGGTCAAGCAATTCGCGGAGGAGAAGGAGTGCGATTTCGCGGTGGGAGTGCCGGGGGTCGGGCGCTTCCGCGTGAACGCCTACCAACAGCGCGGCTCGCTGTGCTTTGCCATGCGCGCGATTCCGTACCAGGCGCGCACGATCGACGAGCTGAATCTACCGGCGGTGTTCAAGGAGATCGCGCTCAAGCCGCGCGGCCTGGTGTTGGTCACGGGCATCACCGGCTCGGGAAAATCGACCGCGTTGGCGGCGATGATTCAGTACATCAACGAGCATCGCAAGGCGAACATCATCACGATCGAGGACCCGGTCGAATTCCTGCACCGCGATATCAACTGCCACATCAGCCAGCGCGAAGTAGGCACCGATACGGCCAACTTCTCGCAGGCCTTGCGGCGCGTGCTGCGCCAGGATCCCGACGTCATCCTCCTGGGCGAGATCCGCGATCTCGAAACGCTCGACACGGCGCTCAAGGCGGCGGACACGGGCCACCTCGTGTTCTCGACGTTGCACACCACCGACGCCACGCAGACGATCAACCGCGTGCTGTCCTTCTACCCGCCGCACCAACAGGCGGAGGTGCGCTTCTCGCTGGCCAGTGCGCTGCAGGCCGTGGTGTCGCTACGCCTCGTGCCGCGGGCCGACAAGCCGGGGCGCATTCCGGCCGCCGAGATCCTCATCAATACGGCTGCCGTGCGCGAGCAGATCCGGGACATGACCAAGGCCCTCAACATTCCGGAACTGATCAAGGATGGCACCGTCCAGTACGGCATGCAGAGCTTCGATCAGTCGCTGATGCAGCTCTATACCCGCGGCCTCATCTCCTACGAGAGCGCGCTGTTCTACGCCACCAGTCCGAGCGAATTCGCACTGCGCGTGCAGGGAGTTTCCGGCTCGAGCGACACCAGCTGGTCGTCCTTCGAAGGCGAAGCGTCCAGCTGA
- a CDS encoding Xaa-Pro peptidase family protein, whose amino-acid sequence MADARPRRLAALTDALIPAQLDALLVTGLANIRYLTGFSGSSALVLVTPRETLLITDFRYETQVAGEVGSLARIVVEPVSLWTALWQQLQSASGVRVVGFESPHLMHRDFQRLLEAGSRWQWRPTSDLVERQRERKDADEVSRIKRSADVATRALARTLPAVHPGLSELQVAGLLEHALRDEGSEGFAFPSIVAAGARAALPHAQPTGHRVAAGDFLLMDFGAVVDGYCSDVTRTVVVGRASAEQREVYEVVRGANEAASAAVCAGMTGRDADAVARSYIERRGLGDLFGHSLGHGIGLEVHEAPRLARTNEQELPPGAVVTIEPGVYRAGWGGVRIEDDVWLSADGPRILTELPRDLLELV is encoded by the coding sequence ATGGCTGACGCCCGACCGCGGCGGCTCGCGGCCCTGACCGATGCGCTGATCCCGGCGCAGCTCGATGCCCTTCTCGTCACCGGGTTGGCCAACATCCGGTATCTCACGGGGTTCTCGGGGTCGAGCGCGCTCGTCCTCGTCACGCCGCGGGAGACCCTGCTGATCACCGACTTCCGGTACGAGACGCAGGTGGCCGGCGAGGTCGGGTCGCTGGCCCGGATCGTGGTTGAGCCGGTGAGCCTGTGGACGGCGCTCTGGCAACAGCTTCAGTCGGCGTCTGGTGTTCGGGTGGTGGGGTTCGAGTCTCCGCATCTGATGCACCGCGACTTCCAGCGGCTGCTCGAGGCGGGGAGCCGGTGGCAATGGCGCCCGACCAGCGATCTGGTGGAGCGCCAGCGTGAACGGAAGGACGCCGATGAGGTGTCGCGCATCAAGCGCTCGGCCGACGTGGCCACGCGCGCCCTGGCGCGGACGCTGCCTGCCGTGCATCCGGGATTGAGCGAATTGCAGGTGGCCGGCCTGCTTGAGCACGCGCTCCGCGACGAGGGGAGCGAGGGGTTCGCGTTCCCGTCCATCGTGGCCGCTGGGGCGCGTGCCGCATTGCCGCATGCGCAACCCACCGGCCACCGGGTGGCGGCCGGGGACTTCCTGCTGATGGATTTCGGCGCGGTGGTGGATGGCTATTGTTCGGACGTGACCCGCACGGTGGTCGTTGGGCGGGCCAGCGCCGAGCAGCGCGAGGTGTATGAAGTGGTGCGCGGGGCCAATGAGGCCGCATCGGCGGCCGTATGCGCCGGAATGACTGGGCGGGATGCCGACGCGGTCGCGCGGAGCTACATTGAGCGGCGCGGGCTGGGGGATCTGTTCGGGCACAGCCTGGGGCACGGCATCGGACTGGAGGTGCACGAGGCGCCACGACTGGCCCGGACCAATGAGCAGGAGCTCCCGCCGGGGGCGGTGGTCACGATCGAACCCGGAGTGTACCGGGCGGGATGGGGCGGGGTGCGCATCGAAGACGATGTCTGGTTGAGCGCGGACGGACCGCGCATCCTGACGGAGTTACCGCGGGACCTACTCGAGCTGGTATAA
- the accC gene encoding acetyl-CoA carboxylase biotin carboxylase subunit, with the protein MFKKVLIANRGEIALRVIRACKELEVATVAVYSEADRESLHVRFADDDVCIGPAPARDSYLRIPRIIAAAEITGADAIHPGYGFLAENAEFAETCAASNIAFIGPTAQQIRVMGDKAAARQAMIAVGVPVVPGTPGPVEDVEEALGFAKAMGFPVIIKAAAGGGGKGMRVAKNADDFARSFQLARSEALSAFGNGDVYVEKYLARPRHIEFQILGDRHGHVIHLGERDCSVQRRHQKLIEEAPSPAVTPALRAEMGAAAVAGAKAIDYVGAGTIEMLLDTDGSYYFMEMNTRIQVEHPVTEMITGVDLVKEQIRVAAGEPLSVTEMPPLRGHVIEVRVNAEDPARNFQPSPGRIETFHPPGGPGVRLDSHVYAGYTVPPYYDSLLGKLICQGRDRAEAVRRVRVALEAFVIEGVTTTIPFLARVMDNPRFQAGEVDTNFLEREPDLMKEPT; encoded by the coding sequence GTGTTTAAGAAGGTATTGATCGCCAATCGCGGCGAGATCGCGCTCCGCGTCATCCGCGCCTGCAAAGAGCTGGAAGTCGCGACGGTGGCCGTCTATTCCGAGGCCGACCGCGAATCGCTGCACGTGCGGTTCGCCGACGATGACGTGTGCATCGGGCCGGCGCCTGCGCGAGACTCGTATCTCCGCATCCCACGGATCATCGCGGCCGCCGAGATCACCGGCGCCGACGCGATCCATCCCGGGTACGGCTTCCTGGCGGAGAACGCCGAATTCGCCGAGACCTGCGCGGCCTCCAACATCGCGTTCATCGGGCCCACGGCGCAGCAGATCCGCGTGATGGGCGACAAGGCCGCCGCGCGCCAGGCGATGATCGCCGTGGGCGTTCCGGTGGTGCCGGGCACGCCGGGCCCGGTGGAAGACGTCGAAGAGGCGCTCGGGTTCGCCAAGGCGATGGGGTTTCCCGTGATCATCAAGGCGGCGGCCGGTGGCGGGGGCAAGGGCATGCGGGTGGCCAAGAACGCCGACGACTTCGCGCGTTCCTTTCAGCTTGCCCGCTCCGAGGCGCTGAGCGCCTTCGGCAACGGCGACGTGTACGTGGAGAAGTACCTGGCCCGTCCCCGACATATCGAATTCCAGATTCTCGGAGATCGCCACGGCCACGTCATCCATCTGGGGGAGCGCGACTGCTCGGTGCAGCGGCGCCACCAGAAGTTGATCGAGGAGGCGCCCAGTCCGGCCGTCACGCCGGCGCTGCGCGCCGAGATGGGTGCCGCCGCGGTGGCCGGCGCCAAAGCCATCGACTACGTGGGCGCCGGCACGATCGAGATGCTGCTCGACACCGACGGCTCTTACTATTTCATGGAGATGAATACCCGAATCCAGGTGGAGCATCCGGTGACCGAGATGATCACCGGTGTAGACCTCGTGAAGGAGCAGATCCGAGTGGCGGCCGGCGAGCCGCTGAGCGTGACGGAGATGCCTCCGCTGCGCGGCCACGTCATCGAAGTGCGGGTGAACGCGGAGGATCCGGCCCGCAACTTCCAACCGTCGCCCGGGCGCATCGAGACCTTCCATCCACCGGGCGGCCCCGGCGTGCGCCTCGACTCGCACGTCTACGCTGGATACACGGTGCCGCCGTACTACGATTCGTTGCTCGGCAAGCTCATCTGCCAGGGGCGGGATCGCGCCGAGGCCGTGCGCCGGGTGCGGGTGGCGCTCGAGGCCTTCGTGATCGAGGGGGTGACGACGACGATTCCGTTCCTGGCTCGCGTCATGGACAATCCCCGCTTTCAGGCGGGGGAGGTCGACACCAATTTCCTCGAGCGGGAACCCGATTTGATGAAGGAGCCCACCTAG
- the accB gene encoding acetyl-CoA carboxylase biotin carboxyl carrier protein, translated as MIDLRYVKKLIAIIDSSTVDSIEISSDKGMKIRISKTPSQRGTVQMAAPVSMTPMIAGAGDLRVTPSQGLPAVGAEAEGAPKAPAPPVGLEVKSPMVGTFYAAPEPGAKPYVSVGSRVSKGQVLCIIEAMKIMNEIESEYSGVVQDVMVEDSQPVEYGQVLFRIDRNG; from the coding sequence ATGATCGACCTTCGCTACGTCAAGAAACTCATCGCCATCATCGATAGCTCGACCGTCGATTCGATCGAGATCTCGTCCGACAAGGGGATGAAGATCCGGATTTCGAAGACGCCGTCGCAGCGCGGTACGGTGCAGATGGCGGCGCCCGTGTCGATGACGCCCATGATCGCGGGCGCTGGCGACCTGCGCGTGACGCCATCGCAGGGGCTGCCGGCTGTGGGTGCCGAGGCCGAAGGGGCGCCCAAGGCGCCGGCGCCCCCAGTGGGGTTGGAAGTGAAGTCGCCGATGGTGGGCACGTTCTACGCGGCGCCGGAGCCGGGAGCGAAGCCGTACGTTTCTGTGGGCAGCCGAGTCTCCAAGGGCCAGGTATTGTGCATCATCGAGGCCATGAAGATCATGAACGAGATCGAATCGGAATATTCGGGCGTGGTCCAGGACGTGATGGTCGAGGACTCGCAGCCGGTGGAATACGGCCAGGTACTCTTCCGCATCGACCGCAATGGATAA